The following is a genomic window from Mycolicibacterium sp. TY81.
AGGCGCTCGCCGAGGCCGGCAAGGCCGTCGCACCCGGCGTCACGACCGACCACCTGGACCGGGTGGCGCACGAGTACATGCTCGACCACGGCGCGTACCCGTCGACGCTGGGCTACAAGGGTTTTCCCAAGTCCTGCTGCACCTCGCTGAACGAGATCATCTGCCACGGCATCCCCGATTCGACGGTGATCGAGGACGGTGACATCGTCAACATCGACGTCACCGCCTACAAGGACGGCGTGCACGGCGACACCAACGCCACCTTCCTGGCCGGCGACGTGTCCGAGGAGCACCGCCTGCTGGTCGAGCGCACCCACGAAGCCACCATGCGGGCCATCAAGGCCGTCAAGCCGGGGCGGCAGCTGTCGGTGATCGGCCGCGTCATCGAGTCGTACGCAAACCGGTTCGGCTACAACGTGGTTCGCGACTTCACCGGGCACGGCATCGGCGAGACGTTCCACAACGGCCTGATCGTGCTGCACTACGACAAGCCCGAGGTCGACACCGTGCTGGAGCCGGGCATGACCTT
Proteins encoded in this region:
- the map gene encoding type I methionyl aminopeptidase, with protein sequence MSVRTALRPGEVSPTLPVPKSIPRPEYAWKPTVREGSEPWVQTPEVIEKMRVAGRIAAQALAEAGKAVAPGVTTDHLDRVAHEYMLDHGAYPSTLGYKGFPKSCCTSLNEIICHGIPDSTVIEDGDIVNIDVTAYKDGVHGDTNATFLAGDVSEEHRLLVERTHEATMRAIKAVKPGRQLSVIGRVIESYANRFGYNVVRDFTGHGIGETFHNGLIVLHYDKPEVDTVLEPGMTFTIEPMINLGSLDYEIWDDDWTVATVDKKWTAQFEHTLVVTDDGAEILTLP